From one Gallionella capsiferriformans ES-2 genomic stretch:
- a CDS encoding beta strand repeat-containing protein, whose protein sequence is MQTVAGIAAMALNPQTALLAAGTNLEAAAVTALKIKADIENGKNPDLADLASIAGNAVVVAGSLALMISPQSKAVQVAANISRGIGLLGTALAISNKGLAEEFSSDLGSKINQLESALQNSSTYRIVYYYYDPLVLDLDGDGIETVAASGSSGAMFDQNGDGIRTATGWVNRDDGLLVRDIDGNGTIDNGTELFGDSTALGAGGKAANGFAALADMDSNGDGIVDAADANFAQLQVWRDLNQNGISEAGELFSLGQTGIQSFNTAVSNTASTVVAGGTQAETGSYTRTDGTVSTMADVNFTQDTFHSSYTTQITVPVALQSLPDVGGTGRLRNLQQAAALSPALAEALGQYSAATTLTARKALLTQVLVEWSKTDPLYSSSPVYLHTHYQTYSASSSNVVYVRAGSTFTLSSDAGVMASQEITDMVRVLDAIRGSTPTTDVFGGTANPAQAYVDAFNAVADSFSNSLESIRLQPLFDQIGIKVDSNGFTFDLSAVQTALKSRIFLDAASGLSDLLSFNKIAGEQGWLADTDWTSRSLRLFEGAVTSVAMTPELLAVLNDSYSNVVVTQSGVNTAGTTQTELIIGTAQNDVLSSGGGNDTLFAGGGDDTINAGTGNDTINGGDGNDTITDTGGTNVIDAGSGDDVVTASGNNTIYGGDGNDAVTVNYVGANRLEGGAGDDLLKVTHNGANGYDAGYYGESTTFVGGVGNDRLEGSSGADTYVFNRGDGSDTILDIGTNAYWSYLVKADTVQFGAGISASDISASRSGNNLLIKINDPLNPAGGDQITVENWWSSDAYRIETFTFSDGTSLSKAQIHTMAQTLNGTSGADVIAGWDENNIINAGSGNDTISDTGGTNVIDAGSGDDVVTASGNNTIYGGDGNDAVTVNYVGANRLEGGAGDDLLKVTHNGANGYDAGYYGESTTFVGGVGNDRLEGSSGADTYVFNRGDGSDTILDIGTNAYWSYLVKADTVQFGAGISASDISASRSGNNLLIKINDPLNPAGGDQITVENWWSSDAYRIETFTFSDGTGLSKAQIHTMVGTAGDDNLVGTVYSDTLAGLDGNDVLNGNLGNDILQGGAGNDTLTDTAGANLLDGGAGADTLTGSTGNELFAGGVGNDTITTGSGADIIAFNRGDGMDVVNGGVGTDNVVSLGCGINYADLALSKVSNNLILEVGNGEQITFANWYDTTANNKSVLDLQVMADAMAGFNATSTDPLLNQAVQNFNFTAVANAFDQARGTSATFMHWSATNSLLAARLSGSDTVALGGDLAHQYGTSGSFTGMNLTAAQTTLNDPLFGAQAQTLHALQGLQGGAVALQ, encoded by the coding sequence ATGCAAACTGTCGCAGGCATAGCGGCCATGGCGCTAAATCCACAAACTGCATTGCTGGCTGCTGGAACTAACCTAGAGGCAGCAGCTGTAACCGCTTTGAAAATTAAGGCTGATATTGAAAATGGTAAAAACCCGGACTTGGCAGATCTTGCATCAATAGCTGGAAACGCTGTGGTCGTCGCGGGCTCCTTAGCTTTAATGATTAGTCCTCAGTCTAAAGCGGTGCAAGTAGCTGCAAACATCTCCAGAGGGATTGGTTTACTTGGGACTGCATTAGCTATATCGAACAAAGGACTTGCGGAAGAATTTTCTTCTGACCTCGGCTCCAAGATAAACCAACTCGAATCTGCCCTCCAGAACAGCAGCACTTACCGAATCGTGTATTACTACTACGATCCCTTGGTGCTAGACCTCGACGGCGATGGTATCGAGACGGTGGCGGCGAGCGGTTCGAGTGGGGCCATGTTCGATCAGAACGGAGACGGCATCCGCACGGCCACCGGCTGGGTTAACCGCGACGACGGTCTGCTCGTGCGCGACATTGATGGCAACGGAACCATAGATAACGGCACCGAGCTATTCGGGGACAGCACCGCGTTGGGTGCCGGGGGCAAGGCCGCCAACGGCTTCGCGGCCTTGGCCGACATGGACAGCAACGGCGACGGGATTGTAGATGCTGCCGATGCCAACTTCGCCCAACTGCAAGTTTGGCGCGACCTCAACCAGAACGGCATTTCGGAAGCGGGCGAGCTTTTCTCTCTCGGGCAAACCGGTATTCAAAGTTTCAACACCGCAGTCAGCAATACCGCGTCCACTGTCGTCGCTGGCGGCACTCAAGCCGAAACCGGCAGTTACACACGTACCGATGGCACTGTCAGTACCATGGCGGATGTTAACTTCACCCAAGATACCTTCCACTCCAGTTACACAACACAGATAACTGTGCCAGTGGCGTTGCAAAGCCTGCCCGATGTAGGTGGGACAGGGCGGTTGAGAAATTTGCAGCAGGCGGCAGCGCTGTCGCCTGCTCTGGCGGAGGCGTTGGGACAATATTCCGCAGCGACGACTTTAACGGCGCGAAAGGCATTGCTTACCCAAGTACTGGTTGAGTGGTCCAAGACCGATCCGCTCTATAGTTCAAGCCCCGTATATCTCCATACTCACTATCAGACTTACAGCGCGAGTTCATCGAATGTCGTTTACGTGAGAGCCGGAAGTACTTTTACACTTTCAAGCGATGCTGGCGTCATGGCTAGCCAAGAGATTACCGATATGGTTCGGGTGCTTGATGCCATACGAGGGAGCACTCCGACCACTGACGTATTTGGCGGAACCGCTAATCCAGCGCAAGCCTATGTGGATGCATTCAATGCCGTTGCGGACTCGTTTTCCAATAGTTTGGAAAGCATCCGCCTGCAACCGTTGTTTGACCAGATTGGCATCAAAGTGGATAGCAACGGATTTACGTTTGATTTAAGCGCCGTGCAGACGGCTCTCAAGAGCAGGATTTTTCTGGATGCTGCGAGTGGACTCTCGGATCTGCTGAGCTTCAACAAAATTGCTGGGGAGCAGGGATGGTTGGCGGATACGGATTGGACATCGCGTTCGCTGAGATTATTTGAAGGTGCGGTTACGTCGGTTGCAATGACACCTGAATTATTGGCTGTGTTGAATGATTCGTACAGCAATGTTGTGGTAACGCAAAGTGGAGTTAATACAGCGGGAACTACGCAGACTGAATTGATTATCGGAACGGCTCAAAATGACGTTTTGAGTAGTGGAGGAGGGAATGACACGTTATTCGCAGGCGGAGGCGATGACACGATCAACGCGGGAACTGGGAATGACACGATCAACGGAGGTGACGGCAACGACACGATCACTGACACGGGCGGCACGAACGTGATTGATGCGGGCTCGGGCGATGACGTAGTGACGGCGAGCGGGAACAACACCATTTACGGAGGGGACGGAAACGACGCGGTGACGGTGAACTACGTGGGCGCGAACCGGCTGGAAGGTGGCGCGGGAGACGATCTTCTCAAGGTCACGCACAACGGCGCGAACGGCTACGACGCAGGCTACTACGGTGAGAGCACTACGTTTGTTGGCGGCGTTGGCAATGACCGGCTGGAAGGCTCATCGGGAGCGGACACCTACGTGTTCAACCGAGGCGATGGGTCGGACACCATTCTGGATATCGGCACCAATGCTTATTGGAGCTATCTGGTTAAAGCGGATACTGTGCAGTTTGGAGCGGGGATCAGTGCGTCGGACATTAGTGCGAGCCGGAGCGGGAACAACCTGCTGATTAAAATCAATGACCCGTTGAACCCGGCGGGTGGGGATCAGATCACCGTTGAGAACTGGTGGAGCAGCGACGCGTACCGCATCGAGACCTTCACGTTTTCGGACGGGACGAGCCTGAGCAAAGCGCAGATACACACGATGGCGCAAACGCTGAATGGTACGTCTGGAGCAGATGTCATTGCTGGCTGGGACGAGAATAACATCATCAATGCGGGATCGGGCAACGATACGATCAGCGACACGGGCGGCACGAACGTGATTGATGCGGGCTCGGGCGATGACGTAGTGACGGCGAGCGGGAACAACACCATTTACGGAGGGGACGGAAACGACGCGGTGACGGTGAACTACGTGGGCGCGAACCGGCTGGAAGGTGGCGCGGGAGACGATCTTCTCAAGGTCACGCACAACGGCGCGAACGGCTACGACGCAGGCTACTACGGTGAGAGCACTACGTTTGTTGGCGGCGTTGGCAATGACCGGCTGGAAGGCTCATCGGGAGCGGACACCTACGTGTTCAACCGAGGCGATGGGTCGGACACCATTCTGGATATCGGCACCAATGCTTATTGGAGCTATCTGGTTAAAGCGGATACTGTGCAGTTTGGAGCGGGGATCAGTGCGTCGGACATTAGTGCGAGCCGGAGCGGGAACAACCTGCTGATTAAAATCAATGACCCGTTGAACCCGGCGGGTGGGGATCAGATCACCGTTGAGAACTGGTGGAGCAGCGACGCGTACCGCATCGAGACCTTCACGTTTTCGGACGGGACGGGCCTGAGCAAAGCGCAGATACACACGATGGTTGGAACCGCAGGTGACGATAATCTTGTTGGAACGGTTTATAGCGACACATTGGCTGGTCTCGATGGTAATGATGTGTTGAATGGAAATTTGGGTAACGACATCCTGCAAGGCGGTGCTGGCAACGATACCCTCACCGATACTGCCGGGGCCAATTTGCTGGACGGTGGAGCGGGGGCGGATACATTAACCGGCAGTACCGGCAACGAATTGTTCGCAGGCGGCGTTGGTAATGACACGATCACGACAGGTAGCGGGGCTGACATCATCGCCTTCAACCGTGGCGACGGTATGGATGTAGTCAACGGCGGCGTCGGTACCGACAATGTCGTCAGTCTGGGGTGCGGCATCAATTACGCCGATCTGGCGCTGTCCAAGGTCAGTAATAACTTGATTTTAGAAGTGGGCAACGGAGAGCAGATCACATTCGCGAACTGGTACGACACCACGGCCAATAACAAGAGCGTGCTCGATCTGCAAGTGATGGCGGATGCGATGGCGGGTTTCAATGCCACCTCGACCGACCCGTTGTTGAATCAGGCGGTGCAGAACTTCAATTTCACTGCGGTAGCCAATGCCTTCGATCAGGCTCGCGGGACCAGTGCGACCTTCATGCACTGGAGTGCGACCAACAGTTTGCTGGCGGCACGCTTATCCGGCAGCGATACCGTGGCGCTGGGCGGCGATCTTGCGCATCAGTACGGCACGAGCGGCAGTTTTACCGGCATGAATCTCACCGCCGCTCAAACCACACTGAACGACCCGTTGTTCGGTGCGCAGGCGCAAACCTTGCATGCTTTGCAGGGATTGCAAGGCGGAGCGGTCGCGTTGCAATAA
- a CDS encoding TolC family outer membrane protein produces MTNATHALTLNDAIEQALHNDPIYLAAEANLAVNRARSSQAFARLMPQLTASANTNANRRDYAMLNNRGNSIPERYNSHGVQVNLTQPLLHAEKYFALNQAVLLVNQADYQLLAAEQELLIRMIQAWLDIRQGRDAVFATDIKLAAAQKELDLSQRALEKGVMSRTELEAAQARRDQAQSEQVTAQTEYSFKLAVLEQIIGQEVLPADIPANTVLSEGYASLIPEQSSAELWISQAENGSPTILAASRALEVANEEVSKQRAGHLPTLDMVASYNNAVQGSGLTGGQAGFRNTINSLGLQLNVPLFSGGEQSAKVGEALAMRDKARYELEAARRNTHLKIKQAWLAWKSSYTRQQFGKQAVRSATIALKSAESQRAHGLKADLDVLQARQQRDEVIRDLNKAHNDLILNYLKLSAETGQLSKNEVSGVEHNAIGLPK; encoded by the coding sequence TTGACTAATGCTACTCATGCACTGACGCTCAATGATGCCATCGAGCAGGCGTTGCACAACGATCCGATTTATCTTGCGGCAGAAGCCAATCTAGCGGTGAACCGGGCGCGCTCCTCGCAGGCATTCGCCAGACTGATGCCGCAACTCACTGCCAGCGCCAATACCAATGCCAATCGTCGCGATTATGCCATGCTGAACAATCGGGGCAACAGCATTCCCGAGCGCTACAACAGTCATGGGGTGCAAGTAAATCTGACCCAGCCGCTGTTGCACGCCGAGAAATACTTTGCACTCAATCAAGCGGTGTTGCTGGTGAATCAGGCCGACTACCAATTATTGGCCGCCGAACAGGAACTGCTGATACGGATGATTCAGGCCTGGCTGGACATCCGGCAAGGGCGTGACGCCGTTTTTGCAACTGACATCAAACTTGCGGCAGCTCAAAAGGAATTGGACTTGTCACAACGCGCGCTGGAAAAGGGCGTTATGTCCAGAACGGAGCTTGAAGCCGCGCAAGCCAGACGGGATCAGGCTCAATCCGAGCAAGTCACGGCGCAGACCGAATATAGCTTCAAACTGGCGGTGCTTGAGCAAATCATCGGTCAAGAGGTACTGCCGGCGGATATACCTGCAAACACCGTGCTGTCGGAGGGTTACGCGTCCCTTATTCCCGAGCAGAGCTCAGCCGAACTTTGGATTTCTCAGGCAGAAAACGGTAGTCCTACGATACTGGCAGCAAGCCGTGCACTGGAAGTAGCGAATGAAGAAGTGAGTAAACAGCGTGCCGGACATTTGCCCACGCTGGATATGGTGGCGTCATATAACAACGCGGTTCAGGGATCTGGATTGACGGGTGGTCAAGCCGGATTTCGCAACACCATCAACAGTCTAGGCCTGCAACTCAACGTGCCGCTGTTCAGTGGCGGCGAACAGAGTGCCAAAGTCGGTGAAGCACTTGCCATGCGGGACAAGGCCCGTTATGAGCTAGAAGCCGCACGGCGCAACACGCACCTCAAAATCAAGCAAGCATGGCTGGCCTGGAAATCCAGTTATACACGCCAACAGTTCGGTAAACAGGCGGTCAGATCAGCCACTATCGCCCTTAAATCAGCCGAATCGCAACGCGCGCACGGACTCAAGGCCGACCTCGATGTGTTGCAAGCCCGGCAACAGCGTGACGAAGTGATACGCGACCTGAACAAGGCGCACAACGATCTCATTCTAAATTACCTCAAGCTTAGCGCAGAAACCGGTCAGCTCTCAAAAAATGAGGTGTCAGGCGTGGAGCATAACGCGATTGGGTTACCCAAATGA
- a CDS encoding peptidase domain-containing ABC transporter → MHYSGQDMLWLIGSLSNVFRIPFDAHLVRQQFPPPYSRTTLLNALQTLDFKVGEIKLDEQGIAALERIPFPVVAFVCGRDDESKILTAAEKIQEAESQAISSVETGEVDATPPPKPATPVLLIKADAERVMFFRAGAQQPETILLTEFSQHFRNDILLVARDTTNSTADLEAEQSASKESAEKKAHTPFGFRWFIPELLKHKRIWRDILIASLAIQLVGLITPLFTQVIIDKVIVHQTQSTLIAVAVGLVIFMLFNSAMTWLRQYFVLHTGNRIDAVLGSQVFRHLLHLPLPYFEHRPTGTLVARLHGVETVREFISGAAVTLLLDLPFLLIFVAVMFWYSWQLTLVALFLLLLITALSFAVTPAFREKLNHQFLLGAKNQAFVTEYVAGMETVKSLQMEPVLEQKYGEYLAQYLAAGFATRQLSNSYNVAANALEQIMTLSILVVGAILVMKNDGFTIGMLVAFQMFAGRMSQPMLRLAGLWQEFQQADIAVKRLGDLMDTPAEPHALVPARAQGGAGGKVELREVSFRYNDKLPYLYRNLNLTLPSGKLTVLMGPSGCGKSTLAKMLQGFYWPDDGSILLDGYDIRHLAANELRANFGVVPQETRLFSGTLYENLQLANPHANFEEIVSACQMAEIHAVIEQLPQGYQTEVGENGIGLSGGQRQRIAIARALLKRPRVLIFDEAVSSLDQATAEHFAGTVNKLKGRVTMLFITHQLPKALLVDEVLTFGQPESGATHS, encoded by the coding sequence ATGCACTATTCAGGGCAAGACATGCTATGGCTGATCGGTAGCTTGTCTAACGTATTTCGTATTCCATTCGATGCGCATCTGGTTCGGCAGCAATTTCCGCCGCCATATTCGCGCACCACGTTGCTCAATGCCTTGCAGACACTGGATTTCAAGGTTGGCGAAATTAAGTTAGATGAACAGGGTATTGCTGCACTGGAGCGTATTCCCTTTCCTGTGGTCGCTTTTGTATGTGGACGTGATGATGAGTCGAAAATACTGACCGCCGCTGAGAAGATCCAAGAGGCGGAATCCCAAGCTATTTCATCTGTTGAAACTGGGGAGGTAGACGCAACGCCCCCACCCAAACCGGCTACCCCTGTGTTATTAATTAAAGCAGATGCTGAGCGCGTTATGTTCTTCCGGGCGGGTGCTCAACAACCGGAAACAATTTTACTGACAGAATTTAGCCAGCATTTCCGAAATGATATTTTATTGGTGGCGCGTGACACCACTAACTCGACGGCGGATTTAGAGGCCGAACAGTCCGCATCTAAAGAGTCAGCAGAAAAAAAGGCACATACGCCGTTCGGTTTTCGCTGGTTTATACCCGAGCTGCTGAAGCACAAACGCATTTGGCGCGACATTTTGATTGCATCGCTCGCCATTCAACTTGTCGGACTGATCACTCCGCTGTTCACACAAGTCATTATAGACAAAGTGATCGTCCACCAAACACAAAGCACACTGATTGCCGTCGCCGTCGGGCTGGTAATATTTATGCTGTTCAATAGTGCAATGACCTGGTTGCGTCAGTATTTTGTCCTGCACACCGGTAACCGGATCGATGCCGTGCTGGGCAGTCAGGTGTTTCGTCATTTGTTGCACTTGCCGTTACCCTATTTTGAACACCGTCCGACCGGCACGCTGGTGGCGAGATTACACGGGGTAGAAACCGTGCGTGAATTCATTTCTGGTGCGGCTGTCACGTTATTGCTTGACCTGCCATTTTTACTCATCTTCGTCGCAGTCATGTTCTGGTATAGCTGGCAACTGACTCTGGTGGCGCTTTTTTTGCTGTTGCTAATTACCGCATTAAGTTTTGCGGTCACTCCTGCTTTCCGCGAAAAACTCAATCACCAATTTTTGCTGGGTGCCAAAAATCAGGCCTTCGTGACCGAATACGTGGCGGGGATGGAAACTGTTAAGTCCTTGCAAATGGAACCGGTGCTGGAACAGAAATATGGCGAGTACCTTGCTCAATATTTGGCTGCCGGATTTGCCACGCGCCAACTATCCAATAGCTACAACGTTGCCGCCAATGCGCTCGAACAGATCATGACGCTGTCCATCCTCGTGGTAGGTGCAATTCTGGTCATGAAAAATGATGGCTTTACCATCGGGATGCTGGTCGCCTTTCAGATGTTCGCCGGACGCATGAGCCAACCTATGTTACGACTGGCCGGGCTATGGCAGGAATTTCAACAGGCCGATATTGCCGTCAAGCGTCTGGGGGACTTAATGGATACGCCTGCTGAGCCGCATGCGCTGGTACCCGCCCGTGCGCAGGGCGGGGCTGGTGGCAAGGTCGAATTGAGGGAAGTTAGCTTTCGCTATAACGATAAACTTCCCTACCTGTACCGAAATCTCAATCTGACGCTGCCGTCGGGAAAACTCACCGTACTGATGGGGCCATCCGGCTGCGGAAAGAGTACGCTGGCCAAGATGCTGCAAGGTTTTTACTGGCCGGATGACGGCAGCATCCTGCTTGACGGCTACGACATTCGTCATCTTGCGGCCAACGAACTGCGAGCTAACTTCGGCGTTGTTCCGCAAGAGACGCGTCTGTTCTCAGGTACGCTCTATGAGAATCTGCAATTGGCCAATCCTCATGCCAACTTTGAGGAAATTGTTAGCGCCTGCCAGATGGCGGAGATTCACGCCGTCATCGAGCAACTGCCGCAGGGTTATCAGACTGAAGTTGGCGAGAATGGTATCGGCCTGTCCGGCGGACAACGTCAACGTATTGCCATTGCGCGTGCGCTGCTCAAGCGCCCGCGTGTGCTGATCTTCGACGAGGCCGTCAGCAGTCTGGATCAGGCCACCGCCGAGCACTTCGCCGGCACCGTCAATAAGCTCAAAGGTCGTGTCACCATGTTGTTCATCACCCATCAGCTCCCGAAAGCGTTGCTGGTGGATGAAGTGTTGACTTTCGGTCAGCCTGAATCGGGCGCAACCCATTCGTGA